One window from the genome of Haladaptatus paucihalophilus DX253 encodes:
- the trpB gene encoding tryptophan synthase subunit beta, protein MSDTNDMNGASGMNETKFGEYGGQYVPEVLMPAIEELQSAYERYVLENEDGFMDEFRRHLRDFGGRPTPLQRADALSERYDREVYLKREDLLHGGAHKLNNALGQVLLAKYMGKERIVAETGAGQHGTATAMAASYLDIDCEVFMGRTDINRQRPNVFRMRTHDAEVNPVDVGSGTLKEAINETMRDWATNVEDTHYVIGSVVGPHPFPKMVRDFQSVISEEAREQIRKKAGRLPDSVVACAGGGSNTMGAFHNFVDDAEPRSANRSSGHGPRDDESVSLFAVEAGGSGLTIDEDEGVAPHSASLSSGQDGVLHGARTKLLQSGDGQILESHSVSAGLDYSGVGPELAHLVETGRVTPVNVGDDAALEAFHRLSKLEGIIPALESSHAVAYLERAAQRAADGSSGHDQRDEADELGDLVIVNVSGRGDKDLDTVIEESAKRGIDAAPSMEVFE, encoded by the coding sequence ATGAGCGATACGAACGACATGAACGGAGCGAGCGGAATGAACGAGACGAAGTTCGGAGAGTACGGCGGCCAGTACGTCCCCGAAGTGCTGATGCCCGCAATCGAGGAACTCCAGTCGGCCTACGAGCGCTACGTGCTGGAGAACGAGGACGGCTTCATGGACGAGTTTCGCCGCCACCTCCGCGATTTCGGCGGCCGACCGACGCCGCTCCAGCGCGCCGACGCGCTGAGCGAGCGATACGACCGCGAAGTCTACCTGAAACGCGAGGACTTGCTTCACGGCGGGGCGCACAAACTGAACAACGCGCTCGGACAGGTGCTGCTGGCGAAGTACATGGGCAAAGAGCGCATCGTCGCCGAGACGGGCGCGGGACAGCACGGCACCGCAACCGCGATGGCCGCCTCGTACCTCGACATCGACTGCGAGGTGTTCATGGGCCGCACCGACATCAACCGCCAGCGGCCGAACGTCTTCCGGATGCGAACCCACGACGCCGAGGTCAACCCCGTTGACGTGGGGTCGGGAACGCTGAAGGAGGCCATCAACGAGACCATGCGCGACTGGGCGACGAACGTCGAGGACACCCACTACGTCATCGGGAGCGTCGTCGGCCCCCACCCGTTCCCGAAGATGGTCCGCGACTTCCAGTCGGTCATCAGCGAGGAAGCCCGCGAGCAGATTCGCAAGAAGGCCGGGCGACTCCCGGATAGCGTGGTCGCCTGCGCGGGCGGCGGGTCGAACACCATGGGTGCGTTTCACAATTTCGTCGATGACGCGGAACCACGTTCCGCGAACAGGTCGAGCGGGCACGGCCCGCGAGACGACGAGAGCGTCTCCCTGTTCGCCGTCGAAGCGGGCGGTTCGGGCCTGACTATCGACGAGGACGAGGGCGTCGCACCGCACTCGGCGTCCCTCTCCTCCGGACAGGACGGCGTGCTCCACGGTGCCCGAACGAAACTGCTCCAGAGCGGGGACGGTCAAATCCTCGAATCCCACAGCGTGAGCGCGGGACTCGACTACTCCGGCGTCGGGCCGGAACTCGCCCACCTCGTCGAAACGGGGCGGGTGACGCCCGTCAACGTCGGCGACGACGCGGCCCTCGAAGCCTTCCACCGACTCTCGAAACTGGAGGGAATCATCCCCGCGCTGGAGTCGAGTCACGCGGTTGCCTACCTGGAACGCGCGGCCCAACGCGCCGCGGATGGGTCGAGCGGGCATGACCAGCGAGACGAGGCGGACGAGTTGGGCGATCTCGTAATCGTCAACGTCTCCGGACGCGGCGACAAGGACCTCGATACGGTCATCGAGGAGAGCGCGAAGCGTGGTATCGATGCGGCACCGAGTATGGAGGTGTTTGAATGA
- the trpC gene encoding indole-3-glycerol phosphate synthase — protein MNVDGALAPAVESILRTARERTPGEDAERISVDARSFSDALADAEENGRVPLIAEVKPTSPTTNGERTDDPVELAETMVENGATALSVLTEPEHFGGSTENLRRIREAVDVPVLRKDFIVREEQLDAVAADLVLLIVRFVDDLEGLLSAAEERGFQVLVEVHDEEELREALDAGATIIGVNNRDLARLEVDLGTFESVAPVVPEDTTLVAESGITTTADVERMCDAGADALLVGSAIMDGDVGENTRRLVNA, from the coding sequence ATGAACGTAGATGGTGCGCTCGCACCCGCGGTCGAATCCATCCTCCGGACCGCTCGGGAACGGACACCCGGCGAGGACGCAGAGCGGATCTCCGTGGACGCGCGTTCGTTTTCGGACGCGCTCGCGGACGCGGAGGAAAACGGACGGGTGCCGCTGATAGCGGAGGTAAAGCCGACGAGTCCGACGACGAACGGTGAACGAACCGACGATCCGGTCGAACTGGCCGAAACGATGGTCGAGAACGGGGCGACGGCCCTGTCGGTTCTCACGGAACCGGAGCACTTCGGCGGCAGTACCGAGAACCTCCGTCGAATCCGCGAAGCCGTGGACGTCCCGGTACTCCGCAAGGACTTCATCGTCAGAGAGGAACAACTGGACGCGGTGGCCGCGGACCTCGTGCTCCTCATCGTCCGCTTCGTGGACGACCTGGAGGGACTGCTTTCGGCGGCCGAAGAGCGCGGCTTTCAGGTCCTCGTCGAAGTCCACGACGAGGAGGAACTCCGAGAGGCGCTCGATGCGGGAGCGACCATCATCGGCGTGAACAACCGCGACCTCGCGCGATTGGAGGTCGATTTGGGAACGTTCGAATCGGTCGCACCCGTGGTTCCCGAGGACACGACGCTCGTCGCCGAAAGCGGTATCACGACGACGGCGGACGTCGAACGAATGTGCGACGCCGGGGCGGACGCCCTGCTCGTCGGGAGCGCCATCATGGACGGCGACGTCGGCGAGAACACGCGGAGGTTGGTGAACGCATGA
- a CDS encoding MGMT family protein: MDETAGIYAQHSPYLERAVQVGVASGRVLRVTFPHDPDDDALEDHAVLDRIMAYLEGVEDDFSDVQVALTLPTDQRSVLESVRNVPYGEQVNVETVARMTSGIDHTEDADLELVRTALDENPAPILVPDHRVRDGPSAAPPDVEQKLRSLEGL, from the coding sequence ATGGACGAGACTGCCGGAATCTATGCGCAGCACTCCCCGTATTTGGAGCGAGCAGTGCAGGTCGGCGTCGCCAGCGGACGCGTCTTGCGCGTGACGTTTCCGCACGACCCCGACGACGACGCACTGGAAGACCACGCCGTCCTCGACCGTATCATGGCGTATCTGGAAGGCGTCGAGGACGACTTTTCTGACGTACAGGTCGCGCTCACCCTCCCGACGGACCAACGAAGCGTGCTCGAGTCGGTGCGCAACGTTCCCTACGGCGAGCAGGTGAACGTCGAAACCGTCGCCCGGATGACCTCCGGTATCGACCACACCGAGGACGCGGACTTGGAACTGGTCAGGACCGCGCTCGACGAGAACCCCGCCCCGATTCTCGTCCCCGACCACCGCGTCCGCGACGGGCCGAGCGCCGCGCCGCCGGACGTCGAGCAGAAACTACGCTCGCTGGAAGGGCTGTGA
- a CDS encoding GNAT family N-acetyltransferase, with amino-acid sequence MYVRDAKNREEVWLLDNIEAMGLDETAFRSRDYVVVVDETSGEKAGFGRIRIHKPDDAPEICELTSIGVVESWRGQGVGAHVIERLIDKASDDDFEEVYALVGVPDYLAQFGFEPLDVGDLPSKLRDRLDSKRDDIEPDAIPMVLAVDSFEMPDRLRERFKDARPHEGEPSSDEDAEEMAEEFGIDPDDATYKYDTGRH; translated from the coding sequence ATGTACGTCCGGGATGCTAAAAACCGCGAGGAGGTCTGGTTGCTCGATAACATCGAAGCGATGGGGCTCGACGAAACCGCCTTTCGTTCCCGGGATTACGTCGTCGTCGTGGACGAAACGTCGGGCGAAAAGGCCGGATTCGGGCGGATTCGAATCCACAAGCCGGACGATGCCCCCGAAATCTGTGAGCTGACGAGCATCGGCGTCGTCGAATCGTGGCGCGGGCAGGGCGTCGGCGCGCACGTCATCGAACGCCTCATCGACAAGGCGAGCGACGACGACTTCGAGGAGGTGTACGCCCTCGTCGGCGTGCCCGATTACCTCGCCCAGTTCGGTTTCGAACCCCTCGACGTCGGGGACCTCCCGTCGAAACTCCGCGACCGCCTCGATTCGAAACGGGACGACATCGAACCCGACGCCATCCCGATGGTGCTCGCCGTCGATTCCTTCGAGATGCCCGACCGTCTCCGCGAACGGTTCAAGGACGCCCGGCCGCACGAGGGAGAGCCTTCGAGCGACGAGGACGCGGAGGAGATGGCCGAGGAGTTCGGCATCGACCCCGACGACGCGACCTACAAGTACGACACCGGCAGGCACTGA
- a CDS encoding methyltransferase domain-containing protein: protein MTVLLVHGDREYLRNPGEELQTDLGVLTVPEDVQPGDVLATHLDEEFTVRRLRGPDLFHHFERTGAPMLPRDIGLVVGETGVAAGDRVLDAGTGTGVLAAYLGRIGAEVVTFERKEDFAEVARDNIEMADVADAVEVRTGDVTENLDELGEFDVLTLDTPDAAEVVARAPDLLADGGSLGVYAPFVESARDVETAARESNLDDVRTMETIQREMDFDERGTRPSTSPVGHTGYLTFARKT from the coding sequence GTGACGGTCCTACTCGTTCACGGCGACCGGGAGTACCTGCGAAATCCCGGCGAGGAGCTACAGACCGACCTCGGCGTCCTCACCGTTCCCGAGGACGTGCAACCCGGCGACGTCCTCGCCACCCACTTGGACGAGGAGTTCACGGTGCGACGGCTCCGCGGCCCGGACCTGTTCCACCACTTCGAGCGAACGGGCGCGCCGATGCTCCCGCGGGACATCGGCCTCGTCGTCGGCGAAACAGGCGTCGCGGCTGGCGACCGGGTGCTCGACGCGGGAACCGGAACCGGCGTCCTCGCCGCGTATCTCGGGCGAATCGGCGCGGAGGTCGTCACCTTCGAGCGGAAGGAAGATTTCGCCGAGGTCGCCCGCGACAACATCGAGATGGCGGACGTGGCCGATGCGGTCGAGGTTCGAACGGGAGACGTCACCGAAAACCTCGACGAACTCGGCGAGTTCGACGTCCTCACCCTCGATACGCCGGACGCGGCGGAGGTCGTCGCACGCGCGCCGGACCTGTTGGCGGACGGCGGCTCGCTCGGCGTCTACGCGCCGTTCGTGGAGAGCGCCCGTGACGTCGAAACGGCCGCTCGGGAATCGAATCTCGACGACGTTCGCACGATGGAGACCATCCAGCGCGAGATGGACTTCGACGAGCGCGGAACGCGCCCGTCCACGAGTCCCGTCGGCCACACCGGGTATCTCACCTTCGCGCGGAAGACGTAG
- a CDS encoding nascent polypeptide-associated complex protein, giving the protein MFGGGGGGLDPRKMQQMMKQMGIEVDDIEAEEVVIRTTDGEELVFSDPDVTRMDARGQHTYQVVGDAETREASGSSDAGSSEESTEESAGAIPDADVEIVAQRAGVSEDEAREALDAENGDLAAAIERLE; this is encoded by the coding sequence ATGTTTGGAGGAGGCGGCGGTGGGCTCGACCCACGCAAGATGCAGCAGATGATGAAGCAGATGGGTATCGAAGTGGACGACATCGAAGCCGAAGAGGTCGTCATTCGCACGACCGACGGCGAGGAACTCGTCTTCAGCGACCCGGACGTCACCCGAATGGACGCACGCGGCCAGCACACCTACCAGGTCGTCGGCGACGCCGAGACGCGCGAAGCGTCCGGTAGTTCCGACGCGGGAAGCTCCGAGGAGTCCACGGAGGAATCCGCGGGCGCGATTCCCGATGCCGACGTCGAAATCGTCGCCCAGCGCGCGGGCGTGAGCGAAGACGAAGCCCGAGAGGCGCTCGACGCGGAGAACGGCGACCTTGCGGCGGCGATAGAGCGACTGGAGTGA
- a CDS encoding PUA domain-containing protein translates to MTEDEDLPALRTTADYQFGAGAGAALFPPEEDLEVRHSSSGRPQQVHADGSRLVTYATDGRFTLGLAGGNRIADALESPAGRVIVGDESEPFVRDGKNVFAKFVADVDPDVRAGDEVLVTHENGDLLAVGRAELDADAMFDFDTGMAVKVRDGAEK, encoded by the coding sequence ATGACTGAAGACGAGGATTTGCCCGCACTGCGTACGACCGCGGATTACCAGTTCGGCGCGGGGGCCGGTGCCGCGCTGTTCCCTCCCGAGGAGGACCTGGAAGTTCGCCATTCGTCCTCCGGGCGACCCCAGCAGGTGCACGCCGACGGGAGCCGACTCGTCACCTACGCCACCGACGGCCGATTCACGCTCGGCCTCGCGGGGGGCAATCGCATCGCCGACGCCCTCGAATCGCCCGCGGGTCGCGTCATCGTCGGCGACGAGAGCGAGCCGTTCGTTAGGGACGGCAAGAACGTCTTCGCCAAGTTCGTCGCCGACGTGGACCCCGACGTCCGCGCCGGAGACGAGGTGCTCGTGACCCACGAGAACGGCGACCTGCTCGCCGTCGGTCGCGCCGAACTCGACGCAGACGCCATGTTCGATTTCGACACCGGAATGGCCGTGAAGGTGCGCGACGGCGCAGAAAAGTAA
- a CDS encoding LabA-like NYN domain-containing protein has protein sequence MTDIHPGQRVTVLADAQNLYHTAQSVYSRNIDYSSLLSKAAQDRELTRAIAYVIQADSPDEDRFFDALTDIGFEAKIKAIKTFGDGSKKADWDVGICLDAITLAPKVDTVVLCTGDGDFAQLATHLRHEGVRVEVMGFQESTAEELIAAADSFIDLSERTETFLL, from the coding sequence ATGACGGATATTCATCCAGGTCAGCGCGTCACGGTATTAGCCGACGCGCAAAACCTCTATCACACTGCTCAAAGCGTCTATAGTCGGAATATCGACTACTCATCTCTTCTCTCGAAGGCGGCACAGGATCGAGAGTTGACGCGCGCCATCGCCTACGTCATTCAGGCCGATAGCCCCGACGAGGACCGCTTTTTCGACGCGTTGACCGACATCGGATTCGAGGCGAAAATAAAGGCGATAAAGACGTTCGGCGACGGGTCGAAGAAGGCGGACTGGGACGTCGGCATCTGTCTCGACGCCATCACGCTCGCACCGAAAGTCGATACGGTCGTGCTCTGTACCGGCGACGGCGATTTCGCACAGCTCGCGACGCACCTTCGACACGAGGGGGTGCGCGTGGAAGTGATGGGGTTCCAAGAATCGACCGCCGAAGAACTCATCGCCGCCGCCGACAGTTTCATCGATCTCAGCGAACGGACCGAAACGTTTCTCCTTTAG
- a CDS encoding metallophosphoesterase family protein codes for MLVLGDAHADDRDNRRALFAAYREANPDVTLQLGDLMFYDLPAPTWFIGGNNEDFDTIEALRNGLVSNSQVRNAHLIASTAVELDGLRIAGLSGNFAPTQYDRPRANLVGDRRRHFTHEDVEKAMELDSVDVLMTHEAPHGLPVAEDYDVGCSHIDDLISALSPDLCLIGHHHQHAETTIGETQVVSVAPTWERYYILDPESLTLTWHKTPTS; via the coding sequence ATGCTCGTCCTCGGAGACGCCCACGCCGACGACCGCGACAACCGGCGCGCACTCTTTGCGGCGTACCGCGAGGCGAACCCAGACGTCACTCTGCAGTTGGGAGACTTGATGTTCTACGACTTGCCCGCACCCACGTGGTTTATCGGCGGCAACAACGAGGATTTCGACACCATCGAAGCACTGCGGAACGGACTGGTTTCGAACTCGCAGGTCAGAAACGCCCACCTCATCGCCAGCACCGCCGTCGAACTCGACGGCCTTCGAATCGCCGGTCTGTCGGGGAACTTCGCGCCGACGCAGTACGACCGCCCGCGCGCTAACCTCGTCGGCGACCGCCGCCGTCACTTCACTCACGAAGACGTGGAGAAGGCGATGGAACTCGACTCCGTGGACGTATTGATGACCCACGAGGCACCCCACGGTCTGCCCGTCGCCGAGGATTACGACGTCGGGTGTTCGCACATCGACGACCTCATCTCCGCGCTCTCGCCGGACCTCTGTCTCATCGGGCACCACCACCAGCACGCCGAGACGACCATCGGCGAGACGCAGGTCGTCAGCGTGGCACCGACATGGGAGCGATATTACATCCTCGACCCCGAGTCGCTCACGCTCACGTGGCATAAAACGCCGACATCGTGA
- the dapA gene encoding 4-hydroxy-tetrahydrodipicolinate synthase, which yields MTDTDTPFRGVYPAMTTPFAGDSIDHELLRSDAQRLERAGVDGLVPVGSTGESATLSHDEHVEVVETVVDAVDIPVIAGAGSNATHEALDLARRSADAGADGLLLISPYYNKPEPAGMEAHYRTIADGVDLPQIVYNVPSRTGRNIDVETTVSLAEHDNIVGYKAASGDFGQISEIIERTRDEAFAVLSGDDALTLPMLSIGAAGTISVSANVEPERTCELVESALSGDYGRARELQFELGPLFRALFAETNPIPVKAAMEHRGYGPDGLRLPLSELSDENREELAAVLDELEGGA from the coding sequence ATGACAGATACAGACACACCGTTTCGCGGGGTCTATCCCGCGATGACAACGCCCTTTGCGGGCGACAGCATAGACCACGAACTCCTCCGTAGCGACGCCCAGCGCCTCGAACGCGCCGGGGTCGACGGCCTCGTTCCGGTCGGCTCGACCGGCGAGAGCGCGACCCTGAGCCACGACGAACACGTCGAAGTCGTGGAAACCGTCGTGGACGCCGTCGACATCCCCGTCATCGCCGGCGCGGGGAGCAACGCGACCCACGAAGCCCTCGACCTCGCACGACGGTCCGCGGACGCCGGGGCCGACGGCCTCCTTCTCATCTCTCCGTACTACAACAAGCCCGAACCGGCGGGGATGGAAGCCCACTACCGCACCATCGCGGACGGCGTTGACCTGCCTCAAATCGTCTACAACGTCCCCTCTCGAACCGGGCGAAACATCGACGTGGAGACGACCGTCTCGCTGGCCGAACACGACAACATCGTCGGCTACAAGGCCGCGAGCGGCGACTTCGGGCAGATAAGCGAGATAATCGAACGAACCCGAGACGAGGCGTTCGCGGTGCTATCGGGCGACGACGCGCTGACGCTCCCGATGCTTTCCATCGGCGCGGCGGGGACTATCAGCGTCTCTGCAAACGTCGAACCGGAACGGACCTGTGAACTGGTCGAATCGGCCCTTTCGGGCGACTACGGCCGGGCGCGGGAACTCCAGTTCGAACTCGGACCGCTGTTCCGCGCGCTGTTCGCGGAGACGAACCCGATTCCGGTGAAGGCGGCGATGGAACACCGCGGCTACGGACCGGACGGCCTCCGACTGCCCTTGTCCGAACTGTCCGACGAGAACCGCGAGGAACTCGCGGCGGTACTCGACGAACTGGAGGGGGGCGCGTGA
- the dapB gene encoding 4-hydroxy-tetrahydrodipicolinate reductase: MTRVLVGGVTGRMGRAVIAAASDRDDVNIVAGVSRDPPGEIDGVPTESAADLEAALSEYDPDVLVDFSTPDASRTLVAACADADVACVVGTTGFDDDESVFREASESVPVLVASNFSRGVQALLRAVEGAVSDLPGYDVELTETHHNGKRDAPSGTAKTLLDRIAAAGGPDERVHGREGDAPRQPDEIGVHARRAGGIAGEHEVLIANDHEELRLSHRAADRGVFADGALDAAAWVTGRHPGRYEFSEVISE; encoded by the coding sequence GTGACGCGGGTGCTCGTCGGCGGCGTCACGGGGCGGATGGGCCGCGCCGTCATCGCGGCGGCGAGCGACCGGGACGACGTGAATATCGTCGCTGGCGTGAGCCGCGACCCGCCGGGAGAAATCGACGGCGTTCCGACCGAATCCGCGGCGGACCTCGAAGCGGCCCTCTCGGAGTACGACCCGGACGTTCTCGTGGACTTTTCGACCCCCGACGCCAGCCGAACGTTGGTCGCGGCGTGTGCGGACGCGGACGTCGCGTGCGTCGTCGGCACGACCGGGTTCGACGACGACGAATCCGTCTTCCGCGAGGCGAGCGAATCGGTCCCCGTCCTCGTGGCGAGCAACTTCTCCCGCGGGGTGCAGGCTCTCCTCCGAGCGGTCGAAGGTGCCGTCTCCGACCTGCCCGGCTACGACGTGGAACTGACCGAAACGCACCACAACGGCAAGCGAGACGCGCCGAGCGGGACCGCGAAGACGCTCCTCGACCGAATCGCGGCGGCGGGCGGTCCCGACGAGCGCGTTCACGGACGCGAAGGCGATGCGCCGCGACAACCCGACGAAATCGGCGTTCACGCTCGCCGTGCGGGGGGTATCGCGGGCGAACACGAAGTCCTCATAGCGAACGACCACGAGGAGCTTCGACTCTCCCATCGGGCGGCCGACAGGGGCGTGTTCGCCGACGGCGCGCTCGACGCGGCGGCGTGGGTGACCGGACGACATCCGGGGCGGTACGAGTTTAGCGAGGTAATCAGCGAATGA
- a CDS encoding 2,3,4,5-tetrahydropyridine-2,6-dicarboxylate N-succinyltransferase, which yields MRRESDIRSDVRELWQRYDSGEVNADSAGPNEHELLETFLDALEAGEVRAAEKRDGSWEANEWVKQGILLNFGLRHIEGHEYGGVTYYDVLPLRETDDFPGRGTRNTPDGTVVRRGAHVGSNCILMSPSFVNIGVSIGDGTLVDSCDTVGSCAQIGENVKLGANALIGGVLEPVEGTPVIVEDDVTLGAGCRVTSGFVVGEGSIVAENTLLTPRIPVYDLVDEEILYGHLPPNRRAFTRFVESSLGDHDLFDGGAYKPAVVALDVEDDTLAQVEREEALR from the coding sequence ATGAGACGTGAAAGCGACATACGAAGCGACGTACGTGAACTGTGGCAACGATACGATTCCGGCGAGGTAAACGCGGACAGCGCCGGACCGAACGAACACGAACTCCTCGAAACCTTCCTCGACGCGTTGGAGGCGGGCGAGGTTCGCGCCGCCGAAAAGCGCGACGGGAGTTGGGAAGCGAACGAATGGGTGAAACAGGGTATTTTACTGAACTTCGGCCTTCGCCACATCGAGGGCCACGAATACGGCGGCGTCACCTACTACGACGTCCTTCCGCTCCGCGAGACGGACGATTTCCCCGGTCGGGGTACCCGCAACACGCCCGACGGAACCGTCGTCCGCCGCGGCGCACACGTCGGGTCGAACTGCATCCTGATGAGTCCGAGCTTCGTCAACATCGGCGTCTCCATCGGCGACGGGACGCTCGTGGACTCCTGTGATACCGTCGGCTCGTGCGCGCAAATCGGGGAGAACGTCAAGCTCGGTGCGAACGCGCTCATCGGGGGCGTCCTCGAACCCGTCGAGGGGACGCCCGTCATCGTCGAAGACGACGTGACCCTCGGCGCTGGCTGTCGCGTCACGTCCGGGTTCGTCGTCGGTGAGGGAAGCATCGTCGCCGAGAACACGCTTCTCACGCCGCGAATCCCCGTCTACGACCTCGTGGACGAGGAGATTCTGTACGGCCATCTTCCGCCGAACCGACGCGCGTTCACCAGATTCGTTGAATCGAGCCTCGGCGACCACGACCTGTTCGACGGCGGGGCGTACAAGCCCGCCGTCGTGGCGCTCGACGTTGAAGACGACACGCTCGCTCAGGTCGAGCGCGAGGAGGCCCTGCGATGA
- the lysA gene encoding diaminopimelate decarboxylase codes for MSATVSADNPPVRRLSDWSDARLDDLADEYDTPLYVIDLERVRENYARLAAAFPDADVHFAAKANTSRAVLETLEAEGASIECASAGETERAFAAGFEGERVHYTAVNPPGIDLDRAVELAADHPGLTVTVGAADTIDRLAERGYDGRLCLRVNPGVGAGHHEKVRTGADAKFGVPYDRAASLLESAADDFDVVGIHAHAGSGISGDDLGNHRELVSRMGELARTIDPDLEFVDVGGGFGVPYHPDDPPLDLESVADATRDALGDLDATLVVEPGRYLVADAGVLLTRVNTVKEAPETTVVGVDAGMTALVRPALYDSYHHIRSVGADGQAVETTVAGPICESSDTFGTHLLADPTRGDLLAVGNAGAYGYEMASQYNSRPRPAVVVVDGDRTGVAHRRETHADVIATETEVTWE; via the coding sequence ATGAGCGCGACCGTTTCGGCCGACAACCCGCCGGTACGACGGCTGTCGGACTGGTCCGACGCCCGGCTCGACGACCTCGCCGACGAATACGACACGCCGCTGTACGTCATCGACCTCGAACGCGTCCGCGAGAACTACGCCAGACTCGCAGCGGCGTTTCCTGACGCCGACGTCCACTTCGCCGCGAAGGCGAACACGTCCCGCGCGGTCCTCGAAACCCTCGAAGCCGAGGGCGCGAGCATCGAATGCGCTTCGGCGGGCGAGACGGAGCGCGCCTTCGCCGCCGGATTCGAGGGCGAGCGTGTCCACTACACGGCCGTCAACCCGCCCGGAATCGACCTCGACAGGGCGGTCGAACTCGCCGCGGACCACCCCGGTCTGACGGTTACGGTCGGTGCCGCGGACACCATCGACCGATTGGCCGAGCGCGGCTACGACGGACGGCTCTGTCTCCGCGTCAATCCCGGCGTGGGCGCGGGCCATCACGAGAAGGTGCGAACGGGTGCGGACGCGAAGTTCGGCGTCCCTTACGACCGCGCCGCGTCCCTGCTCGAATCGGCCGCTGACGACTTCGACGTCGTAGGAATCCACGCCCACGCGGGAAGCGGCATCTCGGGCGACGACCTCGGCAACCACCGCGAACTCGTCTCCCGGATGGGTGAGTTGGCTCGCACCATCGACCCCGACCTCGAATTCGTGGACGTCGGTGGTGGGTTCGGCGTGCCGTATCACCCCGATGACCCGCCTCTCGACCTCGAATCGGTCGCGGACGCGACGCGGGACGCGCTCGGCGACCTCGACGCCACGCTCGTCGTGGAACCGGGTCGGTACCTCGTCGCCGACGCCGGTGTCCTCCTGACCCGCGTGAACACGGTCAAGGAGGCACCGGAGACGACCGTGGTCGGAGTCGATGCCGGAATGACGGCGCTCGTTCGACCCGCGCTCTACGATTCGTACCATCACATCAGGAGCGTGGGAGCGGACGGTCAAGCGGTCGAAACGACGGTCGCCGGACCGATTTGCGAGAGTTCGGACACCTTCGGAACCCACCTGCTCGCCGACCCGACGCGCGGCGACCTACTCGCCGTCGGCAACGCGGGCGCGTACGGCTACGAGATGGCGAGCCAGTACAACTCGCGGCCGCGTCCGGCCGTCGTCGTCGTGGACGGCGACCGAACCGGGGTCGCACACCGACGCGAAACCCACGCGGACGTCATCGCGACCGAAACGGAGGTGACGTGGGAATGA